One Gloeocapsopsis sp. IPPAS B-1203 DNA window includes the following coding sequences:
- a CDS encoding nucleobase:cation symporter-2 family protein, whose amino-acid sequence MTKAEVRSEERVDVKPTHGLIYGLNDRPPFVEAALAAAQHVLAIFVGIITPPLLISSALQLNPVDTAYIVSMSLFISGVATFIQAKKIGPIGSGLLSIQGTSFSFLGPIIAAGTAVIEAGGTPENALSLIFGLCFFGSFIEIFLSRFLHLVKKIITPLVTGTIVSIIGLTLIKTAIISIGGGVVAQQNNTFGSPQNLGVAVLVLFTIIVLNISKNPMLRMSSVVVGLIVGYVVASFLGMVNFSGLQGLPVIAAPIPFRYGLSFNFAAFIPFILLYLITTIESIGDLTATSAVSGEPIKGSLYMRRIKGGVLGDGVNSLIAAVFNTFPNTTFSQNNGVIQITGVGSRYIGYFIAAILALLGLFPLVGGIFRSLPQPVLGGATIIMFGSIVVAGINILSSVQLDRRALIVVGTSLAIGLGVTYVPEILDNMPTLVKSIFSSGISAGGLTAIVLNWVLPQEVNESSAEEMSSEDLASEA is encoded by the coding sequence ATGACAAAAGCTGAAGTTAGATCAGAAGAACGTGTTGACGTCAAACCTACGCACGGATTAATTTATGGTCTAAATGATAGACCTCCATTCGTTGAAGCTGCGTTAGCAGCAGCACAGCACGTATTAGCTATCTTTGTCGGTATCATTACGCCACCACTATTGATTAGTAGCGCGTTGCAATTAAATCCAGTCGATACTGCTTATATCGTTAGCATGTCGCTGTTTATTTCAGGAGTTGCAACATTTATTCAGGCAAAAAAAATTGGACCTATTGGTTCAGGTTTACTAAGTATTCAAGGCACAAGTTTCTCGTTTTTAGGGCCAATTATTGCTGCAGGAACAGCAGTCATTGAAGCTGGCGGTACGCCTGAGAATGCACTGAGTTTGATTTTTGGTTTATGTTTCTTCGGTTCATTTATTGAAATTTTCTTGAGTCGCTTCCTGCATTTGGTAAAAAAAATTATTACTCCATTGGTTACTGGTACGATTGTCAGCATCATTGGTCTGACGCTAATCAAAACAGCCATAATTAGTATTGGAGGAGGGGTAGTAGCGCAGCAGAATAATACATTTGGTAGCCCTCAAAATTTGGGAGTTGCAGTGCTGGTACTTTTCACAATTATTGTGCTCAATATCAGCAAAAATCCGATGTTACGCATGAGTTCTGTTGTAGTGGGACTTATCGTAGGTTACGTTGTTGCTAGTTTCTTGGGAATGGTTAACTTCAGTGGTTTGCAAGGACTACCTGTGATTGCAGCGCCCATTCCCTTTCGATACGGGCTAAGTTTTAACTTTGCCGCATTTATTCCATTCATTCTGCTTTATCTCATTACAACAATTGAATCGATTGGCGATTTAACTGCGACATCGGCGGTATCAGGTGAGCCAATTAAAGGCAGCCTCTATATGCGTAGAATCAAGGGTGGAGTACTAGGAGATGGAGTCAATTCCCTAATTGCTGCGGTATTTAATACATTTCCAAATACAACATTCAGTCAAAATAATGGTGTCATTCAAATTACAGGAGTCGGTAGCCGCTACATCGGTTATTTTATCGCTGCTATTCTAGCCTTACTAGGGTTGTTTCCATTGGTTGGCGGTATCTTTCGCAGCTTACCTCAACCTGTCCTAGGTGGCGCTACTATCATTATGTTTGGCTCAATTGTGGTTGCAGGTATTAATATTCTTTCGTCGGTTCAGCTTGATCGCCGTGCGTTAATCGTCGTGGGAACATCTTTAGCAATTGGCTTAGGCGTGACGTATGTGCCTGAAATTCTTGATAATATGCCAACGCTAGTTAAGAGTATCTTTTCTTCGGGAATTTCAGCAGGTGGACTTACAGCGATCGTATTGAATTGGGTGCTTCCCCAAGAAGTGAACGAAAGTAGTGCAGAAGAAATGAGTTCTGAAGACTTAGCTTCAGAAGCTTAG
- the hpxO gene encoding FAD-dependent urate hydroxylase HpxO, translated as MYNLKVVVIGAGIGGLTTGIALRQAGFEVEVYDRVRELRPAGAGISLWSNGVKVLNRLGLGEKMAQIGGQMDRMQYLTKTGELLNDIDLQPLVEEVGQRPYPVARTDLQQMLLDAYPGEVKLNHKCIGVEEDAQGVTAIFENGHRATGDLLVAADGIHSMLRQYVLGEEIQPKYGTYVNWNGLVPASEDLAPKNSWAIYVGDHKRVSMMPVARDRFYFFFDVPLPKGTPVNPDYNSDLAEHFQGWAKPVQLLIERLDPAKTNRVEIHDVGPINGMVRGRVALLGDSAHATCPDLGQGGCQAMEDGLVLTQYLLTTNMGVEYALQRYEAERKERTSSVVQKARRRAEMIHGVDPDITHKWYQQLAHEDPTDVTSAISKVILAGPLH; from the coding sequence ATGTATAACCTCAAGGTTGTCGTTATTGGTGCAGGAATCGGTGGTTTAACGACAGGAATTGCACTACGTCAAGCAGGATTCGAGGTAGAAGTTTACGATCGCGTTAGGGAATTGCGTCCTGCAGGTGCAGGAATCTCGCTTTGGTCAAACGGAGTCAAAGTCCTTAATCGTCTTGGTTTGGGTGAGAAAATGGCTCAAATCGGCGGACAAATGGATCGCATGCAGTACCTAACTAAAACAGGAGAATTGCTCAACGATATCGATTTACAACCCTTAGTTGAAGAAGTCGGACAGCGTCCTTATCCTGTTGCGCGGACAGACTTGCAACAAATGCTGTTAGATGCCTATCCAGGTGAAGTGAAGCTTAATCACAAGTGCATTGGAGTAGAAGAAGATGCGCAAGGTGTCACCGCCATCTTTGAAAATGGACATCGTGCTACTGGCGATCTGCTTGTTGCTGCAGATGGCATTCATTCAATGTTGCGGCAGTATGTCTTGGGAGAAGAAATTCAACCCAAGTATGGCACTTACGTTAACTGGAACGGTTTGGTACCTGCTAGCGAAGATTTAGCACCTAAGAATAGTTGGGCGATTTATGTAGGAGATCACAAGCGCGTGTCGATGATGCCTGTAGCACGCGATCGCTTTTATTTCTTTTTTGATGTACCTCTACCAAAAGGCACGCCCGTCAACCCAGACTACAATAGTGACCTAGCAGAACACTTTCAGGGATGGGCAAAACCTGTTCAGTTACTCATCGAGCGATTAGATCCAGCAAAAACAAACCGCGTTGAAATTCATGATGTTGGACCGATAAACGGTATGGTGCGCGGTAGAGTGGCTCTTCTAGGAGATTCTGCTCACGCAACCTGTCCTGATCTAGGGCAAGGTGGTTGTCAAGCAATGGAAGATGGACTTGTCTTAACGCAATATCTGCTCACAACTAATATGGGTGTAGAATATGCCTTGCAGCGATACGAAGCAGAACGCAAGGAACGAACAAGCTCTGTTGTTCAAAAGGCGCGCAGACGAGCAGAAATGATTCACGGTGTCGATCCTGATATTACTCACAAATGGTATCAACAACTCGCGCATGAAGACCCAACAGATGTCACCAGTGCAATTTCTAAGGTGATATTGGCAGGACCATTACATTAA
- a CDS encoding globin family protein has translation MSLQVEVLEQSFERVKPHANEFAASFYNNLLTDYPQLQHLFAKTDMEQQHQKLIMSLILVIGNLRNPEYLKITLKNLGERHVGYGTLQQHYPMVGAALLKTFESYLGTDWTPEVKQAWADAYGVLAEMMLEGAEATEKILISPNVPQLNTEMAASPQGATSDASSQNYSQVKYRPQNEAQPYIQPVESSDPISVPPTTSGLDWQLIMLAIAIVSLLGLGIFYYFNSQQNSNGSQSSLLLK, from the coding sequence ATGTCTCTTCAGGTTGAAGTTTTAGAACAAAGTTTTGAACGTGTTAAACCTCATGCTAATGAGTTTGCTGCTAGCTTTTATAATAATCTGCTGACTGACTATCCTCAACTTCAGCATTTGTTTGCCAAAACTGATATGGAGCAGCAGCACCAAAAATTAATTATGTCTTTGATATTAGTGATTGGAAATCTTCGTAACCCCGAATATTTAAAGATCACGCTCAAAAACTTGGGTGAAAGGCACGTAGGTTATGGCACACTACAGCAACACTATCCTATGGTAGGTGCAGCGCTGTTAAAAACCTTTGAATCTTACTTGGGCACAGACTGGACACCAGAGGTCAAGCAGGCGTGGGCAGATGCTTATGGAGTACTTGCTGAGATGATGTTGGAAGGAGCAGAAGCTACTGAAAAAATATTGATATCACCAAATGTACCTCAACTAAATACGGAAATGGCTGCTAGTCCGCAAGGAGCAACATCCGATGCATCAAGCCAAAATTACTCTCAAGTGAAATATCGACCACAAAATGAGGCACAACCTTACATTCAACCTGTGGAGAGTAGCGATCCGATATCTGTTCCACCTACTACGTCAGGTCTAGATTGGCAGCTCATCATGCTTGCTATTGCAATAGTCAGCTTGCTAGGTCTTGGGATTTTCTACTATTTCAACTCACAACAAAATAGCAATGGTTCTCAAAGTAGTCTATTACTGAAGTAA
- a CDS encoding glutamine amidotransferase produces MKNATVIRHLAFEDLGTLESALHQHNYKIKYVEAGIDNISSIDANTDLLIVLGGPIGAYDEQDYPFIVDELHLLEHRLQADLPTLGICLGAQLMARSLGAKVYPGDYKEIGWSPLKLSVEGMNSPLAHLAAEHTFVLHWHGDTFDLPTGSLHLAASSKYQNQAFSWGKCGLALQFHPEVTVCGLERWFIGHACEISTTSDVSVAQLRQDTARYAKQLEQQAAKLWQAWLESF; encoded by the coding sequence ATGAAAAATGCCACTGTAATTAGACATCTGGCTTTTGAAGATTTAGGAACTTTAGAATCAGCTCTACATCAGCACAACTATAAAATTAAATATGTAGAAGCTGGAATCGATAATATTAGCAGTATTGATGCAAATACTGATTTATTGATAGTTTTGGGTGGTCCCATCGGAGCCTATGATGAACAAGATTACCCTTTTATAGTTGATGAATTACACCTACTAGAACATCGTCTTCAAGCAGATTTACCGACATTGGGGATTTGTTTAGGTGCTCAATTAATGGCGCGATCGCTTGGTGCAAAAGTCTATCCTGGCGATTATAAAGAAATTGGTTGGTCTCCCTTAAAACTCAGTGTTGAAGGGATGAATTCGCCTCTAGCTCATTTAGCAGCAGAGCATACTTTTGTTTTACACTGGCACGGAGATACGTTTGACTTACCTACTGGTTCTCTTCACTTAGCTGCTAGCTCAAAATACCAGAACCAAGCTTTCTCTTGGGGTAAATGTGGCTTAGCACTACAGTTTCACCCTGAAGTCACAGTTTGTGGGCTAGAACGTTGGTTTATTGGTCATGCTTGCGAAATTAGTACAACTTCTGATGTCAGTGTTGCTCAGTTGCGTCAAGACACAGCACGATATGCTAAACAATTAGAACAACAAGCCGCTAAGCTATGGCAAGCATGGTTGGAATCCTTTTAA
- a CDS encoding ABC transporter ATP-binding protein, whose product MFLEIHNLNKHFGTKEGALVVLKDINMAIERGEFICAVGASGSGKSTLLRQIAGLDTPTTGEVRIDGKRVTSPGPDRGMVFQHYTLYPWMNVQENTEFGLKLQGVPKKERREQASYYLNVVGLTQFARALPKELSGGMKQRVAIARALASEPDVLLMDEPFGALDIHTKESMHEFMLDLWQRTNLTIFMITHDVEEAVFLSNRIYALGARPGTVRKEMVINLPNRSHTVKRHSIFHDYRDELMELLRRHGQEAVAAVA is encoded by the coding sequence ATGTTTTTGGAAATTCATAATCTAAATAAGCACTTTGGTACAAAAGAAGGCGCTTTAGTTGTTCTTAAAGACATTAATATGGCAATTGAGCGTGGTGAATTTATTTGTGCTGTCGGTGCATCAGGTTCTGGTAAGTCTACATTGTTGCGCCAGATTGCGGGGCTTGATACTCCCACCACAGGAGAAGTGAGAATTGATGGTAAACGAGTGACATCACCTGGACCAGATCGCGGTATGGTGTTTCAGCACTATACGCTTTACCCGTGGATGAACGTCCAGGAAAATACAGAGTTTGGCTTGAAACTACAAGGCGTACCCAAAAAAGAACGCCGCGAACAAGCTAGTTACTATCTTAATGTTGTGGGACTAACACAGTTTGCTAGAGCTTTACCCAAAGAACTCTCAGGAGGTATGAAGCAGCGAGTTGCGATCGCCCGTGCGCTTGCTTCTGAACCTGATGTTTTGTTGATGGATGAACCTTTCGGTGCGTTGGATATTCACACTAAAGAATCGATGCACGAATTTATGCTCGATCTTTGGCAACGAACAAATCTGACAATCTTTATGATTACCCATGATGTCGAAGAGGCTGTCTTTCTCTCAAACCGCATCTATGCTCTAGGTGCGCGTCCTGGTACTGTACGTAAAGAAATGGTCATCAACCTACCCAATCGCAGCCACACGGTAAAACGCCACTCAATCTTCCATGATTACCGCGACGAATTGATGGAGTTACTGCGCAGACACGGACAGGAAGCAGTTGCTGCTGTAGCTTAA
- a CDS encoding ABC transporter permease: MSQSVNHRSIRSLIKPKTMRPTVFWRLTEDIPKSLSTVLMVTSIALPLILWWLVTTLGNIEPTFLPSPADVLEAFGRLWSTRELLKDTVASLWRVGVGFLFAALLSIPVGVLMGSFPSIRALLEPLFGLMRYMPAPAFIPLLILYLGIGEEPKITLIFIGVFFFNSLMVMDTVKFVPKDLIEATYMLGGTRWEALTQVILPHVLPGIIDACRINLAAAWQLVIVSELIAANEGLGRRISVAGRFLRTDEIFVGLIVIGVIGLAFDLLFQYLLRVSCRWASQKR, encoded by the coding sequence ATGAGTCAAAGCGTTAATCACCGCTCCATTCGCTCGCTAATCAAGCCTAAAACAATGCGCCCCACGGTTTTCTGGCGACTAACTGAGGACATTCCCAAATCCCTGAGTACTGTATTAATGGTTACATCAATTGCCTTGCCATTAATACTATGGTGGTTAGTAACAACATTAGGCAATATTGAGCCTACGTTTTTACCTTCGCCTGCGGATGTCCTCGAAGCCTTTGGGCGACTTTGGAGTACTCGCGAACTGCTTAAAGACACAGTAGCAAGTTTATGGCGAGTCGGAGTCGGATTTCTATTTGCTGCACTGCTTTCGATTCCGGTTGGGGTACTGATGGGCAGCTTTCCGAGTATTCGCGCTTTGCTCGAACCACTCTTTGGCTTAATGCGTTACATGCCTGCTCCAGCGTTTATTCCTCTACTCATTTTATACCTGGGCATTGGCGAGGAGCCAAAAATTACACTCATTTTTATCGGGGTGTTTTTCTTTAACTCGTTGATGGTGATGGATACGGTAAAGTTCGTCCCCAAAGACCTGATTGAAGCTACCTATATGTTAGGAGGTACTCGCTGGGAGGCTCTGACTCAAGTCATTTTACCTCATGTTTTACCAGGAATTATCGATGCTTGCCGTATTAACTTAGCAGCTGCGTGGCAACTTGTGATTGTCTCGGAATTAATTGCAGCAAATGAAGGCTTAGGACGTCGGATCAGTGTAGCGGGACGATTCTTACGAACTGATGAAATTTTTGTCGGATTGATTGTGATTGGAGTTATCGGGTTAGCATTCGACTTGCTGTTTCAATATCTATTGCGAGTTTCTTGTAGGTGGGCAAGTCAAAAACGATAG
- a CDS encoding aliphatic sulfonate ABC transporter substrate-binding protein, translated as MKKRSLLSYCILFCITLIVVGCVNPAIYIKTTTESNAGSSTVAGAVRLGFSAWPGWFPWQVAQEQGIFDKHNVPVALRWFDGYLESINTLTAGQIDANSQTLGDTVSSVSGGADQVIVLVNDNSTGNDKVIVREGINSVADLKGRQVAAEEGTVDHFLLLLGLEREGLSAQDIQFVPLETGRAAAAFVAGQVDAVAVFAPFTTQALKRPGSRELFSSADFPGAISDHLVFTRQFVEQNPDRVQAVVDSWFATLDYIQKNQDEAYEIMAQRAGVSVEEYKEYADGTKLFTIEENLQAFQPGNDMTSLQFAAEQLSEFLTETGLAAASPDTSRLFDDRFVKAHAAQVNRS; from the coding sequence ATGAAGAAGCGATCGCTCTTATCCTATTGCATTCTCTTTTGCATCACATTGATTGTTGTAGGATGCGTCAACCCTGCGATCTATATCAAAACCACAACCGAAAGTAATGCTGGCTCTTCAACAGTTGCGGGTGCAGTTCGTTTAGGATTCAGTGCATGGCCTGGTTGGTTTCCTTGGCAAGTTGCCCAAGAACAGGGAATCTTTGATAAACACAATGTTCCCGTAGCCTTGAGGTGGTTTGATGGCTATCTTGAATCTATTAATACTTTAACTGCTGGACAAATTGATGCGAACAGTCAAACGCTAGGCGATACGGTCAGTTCAGTATCCGGTGGGGCCGATCAAGTCATTGTACTTGTTAATGACAACTCAACTGGTAATGATAAAGTCATCGTCCGAGAAGGTATTAACTCAGTTGCCGATCTCAAAGGTAGACAAGTTGCTGCTGAAGAAGGTACTGTCGATCACTTTTTGTTACTCTTGGGGCTAGAAAGAGAAGGACTATCAGCACAAGACATTCAGTTTGTCCCCTTAGAAACAGGAAGGGCTGCTGCTGCTTTTGTCGCCGGACAAGTTGATGCTGTTGCTGTATTTGCGCCCTTTACAACCCAAGCATTAAAGCGTCCAGGTAGCAGAGAACTCTTCAGTTCCGCAGATTTTCCAGGGGCTATTTCGGATCATTTGGTATTTACACGTCAGTTCGTTGAGCAAAATCCCGATCGCGTACAAGCTGTTGTCGATTCTTGGTTTGCCACATTAGATTACATCCAAAAAAATCAAGACGAAGCATACGAAATTATGGCACAACGCGCTGGTGTCAGTGTTGAAGAATATAAAGAATACGCCGATGGCACTAAGTTATTCACGATTGAGGAAAACTTACAAGCCTTTCAACCAGGAAACGACATGACTTCGCTGCAGTTTGCAGCAGAACAACTTAGTGAATTTCTCACCGAAACTGGTTTAGCCGCAGCCTCACCTGATACCAGCAGGTTATTTGACGATCGCTTTGTCAAAGCCCACGCTGCACAAGTTAACAGATCCTAA